From Salvia splendens isolate huo1 chromosome 3, SspV2, whole genome shotgun sequence, a single genomic window includes:
- the LOC121795841 gene encoding methionine aminopeptidase 1A-like, with product MAGGSDAVENTGLSCARCGEPAHLQCPKCVQLKLPRQGAAFCSQDCFKASWSSHKSVHSNSNSSPASENSSERNSGLPNDGWLYCMRKGQSRTPKIPHFDWTGPLRPYPISQKRFVPAHIDLPDWAIDGIPKIEPNSDLQHVVEIKTPEQIERMRETCRIAREVLDAAARIVRPGITTDEIDAVVQEATIAAGGYPSPLNYHFFPKSCCTSVNEVICHGIPDARILEDGDIVNVDVTVYYKGVHGDLNETFFVGNVDEASKRLVQCTYECLDKAIAAVKPGVRFREMGEIISRHASMSGFSVVKSYCGHGIGELFHCAPNIPHYARNKAVGVMKAGQTFTIEPMINSGVWRDRMWPDGWTSVTADGKRSAQFEHTLLVTDTGCEVLTARLPSSPKVFPWASP from the exons ATGGCAGGTGGATCAGATGCTGTAGAAAACACGGGCTTATCTTGTGCTAGATGCGGCGAACCTGCTCATCTGCA GTGCCCCAAGTGCGTACAACTAAAGCTTCCTCGTCAAGGTGCCGCTTTCTG TTCCCAAGACTGTTTCAAGGCATCCTGGAGTTCTCATAAATCTGTTCActcaaattcaaattcttccCCTGCATCTGAAAATTCTAGTGAAAGAAATTCGGGCCTGCCCAATGATGGCTGGCTTTACTGCATGCGCAAAGGACAATCTCGGACACCAAAAATTCCGCATTTTGACTGGACTGG ACCATTAAGGCCATATCCAATATCGCAGAAACGTTTTGTACCTGCTCATATTGATCTACCTGACTGGGCTATTGAT GGAATTCCAAAAATTGAGCCCAATAGTGATCTGCAACATGTTGTTGAG ATCAAGACTCCAGAGCAAATTGAGAGAATGAGAGAAACTTGCCGG ATTGCAAGGGAAGTTTTGGATGCTGCTGCTCGGATAGTAAGACCTGGAATTACTACTGATGAGATTGATGCTGTTGTTCAAGAAGCAACTATTGCTGCTG GAGGATATCCATCTCCTTTAAATTATCATTTCTTTCCAAAGTCTTGCTGCAC GTCAGTAAATGAAGTTATCTGCCATGGGATTCCTGATGCAAG GATATTAGAGGATGGTGATATTGTAAATGTAGATGTGACTGTGTATTATAAAGGGGTACATG GTGACTTGAACGAAACATTCTTTGTGGGTAATGTTGATGAAGCATCTAAACGGCTGGTTCAGTGTACATATGAATGCTTGGATAAAGCAATAGCAGCTG TTAAACCTGGGGTGCGTTTTCGGGAAATGGGGGAAATCATTAGCCGGCATGCTTCTATGTCTGGTTTCTCTGTG GTGAAATCTTATTGTGGTCACGGAATTGGCGAGCTCTTCCACTGTGCTCCAAATATACCCCATTATGCAA GAAATAAAGCTGTTGGAGTGATGAAAGCGGGCCAGACATTTACCATTGAACCTATGATTAATTCTG GTGTTTGGCGCGACCGGATGTGGCCTGATGGATGGACTTCTGTAACTGCAGATGGGAAACGCAGTGCCCAATTTGAACATACACTTCTG GTTACAGATACAGGATGTGAAGTTCTTACGGCACGCTTGCCATCGTCTCCAAAAGTATTTCCTTGGGCAAGTCCATGA